The following proteins are encoded in a genomic region of Alistipes shahii WAL 8301:
- a CDS encoding DUF2958 domain-containing protein, translating into MTLLTKQIISKFEKHPIHSQDGKGMDAEVLVKYFNPCGSGTWLITEAEREGDDWCLFGYCHIHEWEWGYLMLSELASLRLPFGLTIERDIYTTKKYVRDFLPQDE; encoded by the coding sequence ATGACACTGCTCACAAAACAGATCATCTCGAAATTCGAGAAACATCCTATCCACTCACAGGATGGGAAAGGAATGGATGCCGAAGTCCTCGTCAAGTATTTCAACCCCTGCGGCTCGGGCACATGGCTCATCACCGAAGCCGAACGCGAAGGCGACGACTGGTGCCTGTTCGGTTATTGTCATATCCACGAATGGGAGTGGGGCTACCTGATGCTCTCCGAACTGGCATCCCTTCGTCTGCCGTTCGGACTTACCATCGAACGCGACATTTACACGACCAAGAAATACGTCCGGGATTTTCTACCACAGGATGAATGA
- a CDS encoding nucleoside phosphorylase, producing the protein MRTIPASELIINDDGSIFHLHLHPGQLADTVILVGDPGRVALVAGFFDTKECEVSNREFKTVTGSYKGKRMTVLSTGIGIGNIDICVTELDALANVDFATRQEKAEKKRLTLVRLGTSGAIQPDIKVGEFVFSRTSCGFDGLLSYYKGRDAVCDLALEEAFVKHTGWYEKMPRPYFVDADKTLFEHFSDVTREGITIAAPGFYAPQGRWVRLEPHDARLNEKIESFGYEGRRITNFEMEGSALAGLAALMGHRAATICTIIAQRIAQDVNTDYKPFVRKMIETALDKLAILE; encoded by the coding sequence ATGAGAACCATTCCCGCTTCCGAATTGATTATCAACGACGACGGTTCGATTTTTCACCTGCACCTGCATCCCGGGCAGCTGGCCGACACGGTGATCCTGGTCGGCGACCCCGGCCGCGTGGCCCTCGTAGCCGGATTTTTCGACACGAAGGAGTGCGAGGTTTCGAACCGCGAGTTCAAGACCGTGACGGGCAGCTATAAAGGAAAACGCATGACGGTCCTCTCGACCGGCATCGGCATCGGCAACATCGACATCTGCGTCACGGAGCTGGACGCGCTGGCCAACGTCGATTTCGCCACGCGGCAGGAGAAGGCCGAAAAAAAGCGGCTCACGCTGGTGCGGCTGGGCACTTCGGGCGCCATTCAGCCCGACATCAAGGTCGGTGAATTCGTCTTCTCGCGCACTTCGTGCGGCTTCGACGGCCTGTTGAGCTACTACAAGGGCCGCGACGCGGTCTGCGACCTGGCGCTCGAAGAGGCGTTCGTAAAACATACGGGCTGGTACGAGAAGATGCCGCGCCCCTATTTCGTCGACGCCGACAAGACCCTGTTCGAGCATTTCAGCGACGTCACGCGCGAGGGCATCACCATCGCCGCTCCGGGATTCTACGCCCCGCAGGGCCGCTGGGTGCGGCTCGAACCGCACGACGCCCGGCTGAACGAGAAGATCGAGTCGTTCGGCTACGAAGGCCGCCGCATCACCAACTTCGAGATGGAGGGTTCGGCGCTCGCGGGGCTGGCCGCCCTGATGGGTCACCGCGCCGCCACGATCTGCACGATCATCGCCCAGCGCATCGCGCAGGACGTGAACACCGACTACAAGCCGTTCGTGCGGAAGATGATCGAAACGGCCCTCGACAAACTGGCAATTTTAGAGTAA
- a CDS encoding helix-turn-helix domain-containing protein — MTEEIITRDSAAFKELRRDIVKAIRAVDILIDTHRPTIGNELYLTSEEICSIFSISKRSLQNYRDNRQIPYTTLGGKILYPQSSLYKLLEQHYMKAQR, encoded by the coding sequence ATGACCGAAGAGATCATTACCCGCGACAGCGCCGCGTTCAAGGAACTGCGCCGCGACATCGTCAAAGCCATCCGTGCCGTCGATATTCTGATCGACACGCACCGCCCGACCATCGGAAATGAACTGTACCTGACCAGTGAGGAGATTTGCAGCATCTTCAGCATCTCGAAACGCTCCTTGCAGAATTACCGGGACAACCGCCAAATCCCTTATACTACTCTTGGTGGAAAGATTCTTTATCCGCAGTCATCGCTTTATAAACTGCTGGAACAGCATTATATGAAAGCGCAGCGCTGA
- a CDS encoding competence protein CoiA, with translation MPLRAYIEDKEIVSIDLNDEEWSALKARLKAKKTVLILPCCGQEGFLRMSSKGLKHFVHLKSANPCDWKPESAEHLKAKVAIMEACREQGWDAIPEFSEADWRADVLAVQGGKRIAFEVQWSRQTYEETRLRQERYKASNVRGCWFFRIAPKEMSDYDKTLVADKETPAFKIFKDENSNILAQVGKVQMPLKALISNLLARKLKFCEHIRSAPKQKVTIIFFEMKCWKCGTLQYCYTVEPSLKSVCNCDFDVERSSWDDHDIDKHPGVYAAVQDFLQTEEGRQLKVGPVKKRYSRTVADSYLSHGCYYCDAIFGDFHLIEEKLYAFTGVYTIIDNALMPKPNRVVCRCRTPGRCFSGCRRSNRV, from the coding sequence ATGCCTTTACGTGCTTATATAGAAGACAAAGAAATTGTTTCCATCGATCTTAATGACGAAGAATGGAGTGCTTTGAAAGCCCGTCTTAAGGCCAAAAAAACCGTCTTGATACTGCCGTGTTGCGGACAAGAGGGCTTTTTGAGAATGAGCAGCAAAGGCCTGAAGCATTTCGTTCATCTGAAATCTGCAAATCCATGTGATTGGAAACCCGAGTCTGCAGAGCATCTCAAAGCGAAAGTCGCTATCATGGAGGCTTGCCGGGAGCAAGGATGGGATGCCATCCCCGAATTTTCCGAAGCGGATTGGAGGGCGGATGTTTTGGCTGTACAGGGAGGTAAAAGGATTGCTTTCGAGGTTCAATGGAGCCGGCAGACTTATGAAGAAACCCGCCTCCGGCAGGAACGGTATAAGGCATCGAACGTAAGAGGTTGCTGGTTTTTCCGCATAGCCCCCAAAGAAATGTCGGATTATGACAAAACTTTAGTTGCAGACAAAGAGACTCCTGCGTTCAAAATATTCAAGGACGAAAATTCAAACATACTTGCCCAAGTAGGGAAAGTTCAAATGCCGTTAAAAGCATTGATAAGTAATTTACTGGCGCGTAAGTTGAAATTTTGCGAGCATATCAGATCAGCGCCCAAGCAGAAGGTTACTATCATCTTTTTTGAAATGAAATGCTGGAAGTGCGGGACGCTGCAATACTGCTATACGGTAGAGCCAAGTCTGAAGAGCGTCTGCAACTGCGATTTCGATGTGGAGCGGTCTTCGTGGGACGATCATGATATAGACAAGCATCCTGGGGTCTATGCCGCGGTACAAGATTTCTTACAGACGGAAGAGGGGCGACAACTCAAGGTCGGCCCGGTAAAAAAACGGTATAGCCGGACGGTTGCCGATAGCTACCTATCGCACGGCTGTTATTATTGCGACGCTATTTTCGGCGATTTCCATCTCATAGAAGAAAAGTTGTATGCTTTCACTGGAGTCTATACTATTATTGACAATGCCTTGATGCCAAAACCTAACAGAGTTGTTTGTCGATGCCGCACTCCCGGGCGATGTTTTTCAGGCTGTCGTCGATCGAATCGAGTGTAG
- a CDS encoding helix-turn-helix domain-containing protein yields MDCVLMETSAYKEMQAHLQRLLERVSALHSLSAQPTTVRWLTAEEVCKALSITKRALQYYRSAGIIPYTALGNKVLFRDDDIRQLLEKHLIKSL; encoded by the coding sequence ATGGATTGCGTCCTTATGGAAACGAGCGCCTATAAAGAGATGCAGGCGCACCTTCAACGTCTTCTGGAGCGAGTGTCTGCGCTCCATTCCCTCTCCGCCCAACCGACAACTGTCCGGTGGCTTACGGCCGAGGAGGTCTGCAAGGCCTTGAGCATCACCAAGCGAGCCTTGCAATACTATCGCTCCGCCGGCATCATCCCCTATACGGCCTTGGGGAATAAAGTATTGTTCCGGGACGACGACATCCGGCAACTTCTGGAAAAGCACCTGATAAAAAGCCTGTAG
- the glmM gene encoding phosphoglucosamine mutase: MTLIKSISGIRGTIGGPAGENLTPPDVVKFTTAYVRLIARRNPGKKLTIVVGRDARISGEMVSNLVEGTLLACGADVVNVGLCTTPGTEMAVIGKKADGGIIITASHNPRQWNALKLLNSDGEFLNDAEGKQVLAMSEEEDYDYPAIDAIGHVLSREDFNDEHIRRVLALPLVDVEAVRKRRFKVVVDAVNSVGGIVMPKLLRELGCEVVELNCEPTGEFAHNPEPLPQNLTEISEVIVREKADLGIVVDPDVDRLAFVSEDGSMFVEEYTLVAVADYILSEKPGNTVSNLSSSRALRDVTERHGGKYYASAVGEVNVVAKMKEVGAVIGGEGNGGVIYPELHYGRDALVGTALFLTWLAKKGMTMTRLRATYPSYYASKNKIELTPAIDVDKVLREVKERYAGENVNDIDGVKIDFAENWVHLRKSNTEPIIRVYTEAKSMDEADALAQRFIAEIKEICNI; this comes from the coding sequence ATGACACTCATCAAATCCATTTCGGGCATCCGCGGCACGATCGGCGGACCCGCGGGCGAGAACCTGACGCCTCCCGACGTCGTCAAATTCACCACGGCCTACGTGCGCCTGATCGCCCGCCGCAATCCGGGCAAAAAACTTACCATAGTCGTAGGACGCGACGCCCGTATTTCGGGCGAAATGGTCTCGAACCTCGTGGAAGGGACCCTGCTGGCCTGCGGCGCGGACGTCGTCAACGTCGGGCTGTGCACCACCCCCGGGACCGAGATGGCCGTGATCGGCAAGAAGGCCGACGGCGGCATCATCATCACCGCCTCGCACAACCCCCGCCAGTGGAACGCCCTGAAACTGCTGAACTCCGACGGCGAGTTTCTCAACGACGCCGAGGGCAAGCAGGTGCTGGCCATGTCCGAGGAGGAGGATTACGACTACCCCGCGATCGACGCCATCGGCCATGTGCTGTCGCGCGAGGATTTCAACGACGAGCATATCCGCCGCGTGCTGGCGCTGCCGCTGGTCGACGTCGAAGCGGTGCGCAAACGCCGTTTCAAGGTCGTCGTCGACGCCGTGAACTCGGTGGGCGGCATCGTGATGCCGAAACTGCTGCGCGAACTGGGCTGCGAGGTCGTGGAGCTGAACTGCGAACCCACGGGCGAATTCGCCCACAACCCCGAACCGCTGCCGCAGAACCTCACGGAAATCTCGGAGGTCATCGTGCGCGAGAAAGCCGACCTGGGCATCGTCGTCGACCCGGACGTCGACCGGTTGGCGTTCGTCTCGGAGGACGGCTCGATGTTCGTCGAGGAGTACACGCTGGTGGCCGTCGCGGACTACATTCTTTCCGAAAAGCCCGGCAACACGGTTTCGAACCTCTCCTCGTCGCGCGCGCTGCGCGACGTCACGGAGCGGCATGGCGGCAAGTACTACGCCTCGGCGGTCGGCGAGGTCAATGTCGTGGCGAAGATGAAGGAGGTCGGCGCGGTGATCGGCGGCGAAGGCAACGGCGGAGTGATCTACCCCGAGCTGCACTACGGCCGCGACGCGCTGGTGGGCACGGCGCTCTTTTTAACGTGGCTGGCGAAGAAAGGCATGACGATGACCCGGCTGCGCGCCACCTACCCTTCGTACTACGCCTCGAAGAACAAAATCGAGCTGACGCCCGCCATCGACGTAGATAAAGTGCTGCGTGAGGTGAAGGAGCGTTATGCCGGTGAAAACGTGAACGATATAGACGGCGTGAAGATCGACTTCGCGGAAAACTGGGTGCACCTGCGCAAGTCGAACACCGAGCCGATCATCCGCGTCTACACCGAGGCGAAGTCGATGGACGAGGCCGACGCGCTGGCGCAGCGGTTCATTGCCGAAATCAAGGAGATCTGCAACATTTAA
- the dnaN gene encoding DNA polymerase III subunit beta gives MKFSVSSSALLSLLATTGKVISNKNTLPILDYFLLELNGNTLQVTTSDLETTLVGQIEVDSVESEGTIAAPAKLMLDSLKEFPELPLTIEVNDKNWEIKINWKSGSLSIPGASAVSYPAVPQLNAEKKELRLDVDTLVNGINKTIFATADDELRPVMNGIYINLAPDALTFVGTDAHKLVKYEAETENEVTASFILPKKPANLLKSVLLKEDDAIEMAFDSKNALFKLKSHTLVCRLIEGNYPNYNAVIPSNNPNKVLVDRIELVNGIKRVAVCSNPTTNLIRMDIADNRITLTAQDIDFSVSANETISCSYDGQPISIGFKSTFLVEILSNMDTPTVVVELADSTRAGVFKPVYDDKQPSATLMLLMPMMINA, from the coding sequence ATGAAATTTTCCGTATCAAGCTCGGCCCTGCTTTCGCTTCTGGCTACCACCGGCAAGGTCATCAGCAATAAGAACACGCTGCCCATCCTGGACTACTTCCTCTTGGAACTCAACGGCAACACGCTGCAAGTCACCACGTCGGACCTTGAGACGACGCTCGTCGGGCAGATCGAGGTGGACAGCGTCGAGAGCGAAGGTACGATCGCCGCGCCGGCCAAACTGATGCTCGACTCGCTGAAGGAGTTCCCCGAACTGCCGCTGACCATCGAGGTCAACGACAAGAACTGGGAGATCAAGATCAACTGGAAGAGCGGATCGCTCTCGATTCCCGGAGCCAGCGCCGTCAGCTATCCCGCCGTGCCGCAGCTGAACGCCGAGAAAAAGGAGCTGCGCCTCGACGTCGACACCCTCGTGAACGGCATCAACAAGACGATTTTCGCCACGGCGGACGACGAACTGCGCCCCGTGATGAACGGCATCTATATCAATCTGGCGCCCGACGCGCTGACGTTCGTGGGAACCGATGCGCACAAACTCGTGAAGTACGAGGCCGAGACCGAAAACGAGGTGACGGCGTCGTTCATCCTCCCGAAGAAGCCCGCCAACCTGCTCAAGTCGGTGCTGCTGAAGGAGGACGACGCGATCGAAATGGCGTTCGATTCGAAGAACGCCCTGTTCAAACTCAAGAGCCACACGCTCGTCTGCCGCCTGATCGAGGGCAACTACCCGAACTACAACGCCGTGATTCCGTCCAACAACCCCAACAAGGTGCTGGTGGACCGCATCGAGCTGGTCAACGGCATCAAGCGCGTGGCCGTCTGCTCGAACCCCACGACGAACCTGATCCGCATGGACATCGCCGACAACCGGATCACCCTCACGGCGCAGGACATCGACTTCTCGGTGTCGGCCAACGAGACGATCTCGTGCAGCTACGACGGGCAGCCCATTTCGATCGGCTTCAAGTCGACGTTCCTCGTCGAGATCCTCTCGAACATGGATACCCCGACGGTGGTGGTGGAACTGGCCGACTCGACCCGCGCCGGCGTCTTCAAACCCGTTTACGACGACAAGCAGCCGAGCGCGACGCTCATGCTGCTGATGCCGATGATGATCAACGCATAA
- the glmS gene encoding glutamine--fructose-6-phosphate transaminase (isomerizing), translating to MCGIVGYVGRRDACPILIKGLHRLEYRGYDSAGVALVNPDGRLNVFKCKGKVSDLEHFLDGKDLGGNIGIAHTRWATHGVPNDANAHPHYSESENIALIHNGIIENYRVLKDALEQNGYTFRSSTDSEVLVNLIEYVRATSGCSLPEAVRQALRQVIGAYAIAVVEKGNHDRIVAARQSSPMVVGVGDGEFFLSSDAASIIEYTEDFVYVGDGEIAVIDRNAPLKIVTLDNHDAKIDIKKLQLSISQLEKGGYPHFMLKEIYEQPRTIVDCIRGRINPDTCEVKLSGVIDHRDRFVNARRIIFVACGTSWHASLIGEHLVESICRIPVEVEYASEFRYRNPIIREDDIVVAVSQSGETADTLAAVELARKAGAFVFGICNVVGSSIARATDSGAYIHVGPEIGVASTKAFTGQVTVMAMLALAVGRERGTVTEAYYNEVSAALLHLPETMEEVLKVAPQVADLAKIFTYAHNFIYLGRGYNYPTALEGALKLKEISYIHAEGYPAAEMKHGPIALIDAEMPTVAIATPDHTYEKTASNIEEIKARGGKIIAVIARGDEQVRRSADFVIEVPVIAECLMPIVVSVPLQLLAYYIAVYKGRNVDQPRNLAKSVTVE from the coding sequence ATGTGCGGAATAGTCGGATATGTCGGGCGGCGCGACGCGTGCCCGATTCTGATAAAGGGGCTTCACCGCCTCGAATACAGGGGATACGACAGTGCGGGCGTCGCGCTGGTCAACCCGGACGGGCGTCTCAACGTATTCAAATGCAAGGGCAAGGTCTCCGATCTGGAGCATTTCCTCGACGGAAAGGACCTCGGCGGCAACATCGGCATCGCCCACACCCGCTGGGCCACGCACGGGGTTCCGAACGACGCCAACGCCCATCCCCACTACTCCGAATCGGAGAACATAGCCCTGATACACAACGGCATCATCGAGAACTACCGCGTGCTGAAGGACGCCCTCGAACAGAACGGATACACCTTCCGCAGCAGCACCGACTCCGAGGTGTTGGTGAATCTGATCGAATACGTCCGGGCGACCAGCGGCTGCTCGCTGCCCGAAGCCGTGCGGCAGGCCCTCCGGCAGGTGATCGGCGCCTACGCCATCGCCGTCGTCGAGAAGGGCAACCACGACCGGATCGTCGCCGCGCGGCAGAGCAGCCCGATGGTCGTGGGCGTGGGCGACGGGGAGTTCTTCCTCTCGTCCGACGCCGCGTCGATCATCGAATACACCGAGGATTTCGTCTACGTGGGCGACGGCGAAATCGCCGTGATCGACCGCAACGCCCCGCTGAAAATCGTCACGCTGGACAACCACGACGCGAAGATCGACATCAAGAAACTCCAGCTGTCGATCTCGCAGCTGGAAAAGGGCGGCTATCCCCATTTCATGCTCAAGGAGATTTACGAGCAGCCCCGGACCATCGTCGACTGCATCCGCGGACGCATCAACCCCGACACCTGCGAGGTGAAACTTTCGGGCGTGATCGACCACCGCGACAGGTTCGTGAACGCCCGGCGCATCATTTTCGTGGCGTGCGGCACGTCGTGGCACGCCTCGCTGATCGGCGAACACCTCGTGGAGTCGATCTGCCGCATTCCCGTCGAGGTGGAGTACGCCTCGGAGTTCCGCTACCGCAACCCCATCATCCGCGAGGACGACATCGTCGTGGCCGTGTCGCAGTCGGGCGAGACGGCCGACACGCTGGCCGCCGTCGAACTGGCCCGCAAGGCCGGGGCGTTCGTCTTCGGCATCTGCAACGTCGTCGGCTCGTCGATCGCCCGGGCCACGGATTCGGGGGCCTATATCCACGTGGGGCCCGAGATCGGCGTCGCCTCGACGAAGGCTTTCACCGGGCAGGTGACCGTGATGGCCATGCTGGCGCTGGCCGTGGGCCGCGAGAGAGGAACCGTCACGGAGGCGTATTACAACGAGGTTTCGGCGGCGCTGCTGCATCTGCCCGAGACGATGGAAGAGGTGCTGAAAGTCGCACCGCAGGTCGCCGACCTGGCGAAAATATTCACCTACGCGCACAACTTCATCTACCTCGGCCGCGGGTACAACTACCCCACGGCACTCGAAGGCGCGCTGAAACTCAAGGAGATTTCGTACATCCACGCCGAAGGTTATCCCGCAGCCGAGATGAAGCACGGCCCCATTGCGCTGATCGACGCCGAGATGCCCACCGTGGCCATCGCCACGCCGGACCACACCTACGAAAAAACGGCCTCGAACATCGAGGAGATCAAGGCCCGCGGCGGCAAGATCATCGCCGTCATTGCCCGCGGCGACGAACAGGTGCGCCGCTCGGCCGACTTCGTGATCGAGGTCCCGGTGATCGCCGAGTGCCTGATGCCCATCGTGGTATCGGTCCCGCTGCAACTGCTGGCCTACTACATCGCCGTCTACAAGGGCCGTAATGTCGACCAGCCCCGCAACCTCGCCAAGTCGGTGACGGTGGAGTGA
- a CDS encoding copper resistance protein NlpE, protein MKESLLILAAALAMVSCGGNAQQKAATAGTQQTTAAAPDMHNAETSLDYLGVYKGTLPAADCPGIETTLTLAPDGSYALHLKYIDRDSEFDEKGAFTVKENLLTLTPSEGGQPQYYKVEENRLRRLDAEKQPVTGALADNYTLQKTTE, encoded by the coding sequence ATGAAAGAGAGTTTATTGATCCTCGCCGCAGCCCTCGCGATGGTCTCCTGCGGCGGAAATGCGCAGCAGAAGGCGGCGACAGCCGGGACGCAGCAGACAACGGCAGCGGCTCCCGACATGCACAATGCCGAGACCTCGCTCGACTATCTGGGCGTCTACAAGGGCACGCTGCCTGCGGCCGACTGCCCGGGAATCGAGACGACGCTGACGCTCGCGCCCGACGGTTCCTATGCCCTGCATCTGAAATACATCGACCGCGACTCGGAATTCGACGAGAAGGGCGCTTTCACCGTTAAGGAGAACCTGCTGACGCTGACGCCCTCGGAGGGCGGACAGCCCCAATACTACAAGGTCGAGGAGAACCGCCTGCGCCGCCTCGACGCCGAAAAACAACCTGTGACCGGCGCGCTGGCGGACAATTACACACTGCAAAAAACCACCGAATAA
- a CDS encoding 3'-5' exonuclease encodes MKLNLKRPIIFFDLETTGVDTARDRIVEISMVKVMPDGEEITKTRRLNPGMHIPEEASAIHGITDDDVRDCPTFAQVARSLEQFIRGCDFGGFNSNRFDLPVLVEEFLRAGVDVDFKRRKFIDVQNIFHKKEQRTLVAAYKFYCDKDLEEAHSAEADTKATYEVLKAQLDRYDDLENDIDKLAEYSCRAESADYAGRILYNEKGEEVFGFGKYKGRSVAEVFRIEPSYYAWMMNGDFPLYTKKVITEIRMRDKMK; translated from the coding sequence ATGAAGCTGAACCTCAAACGACCGATCATCTTCTTCGACCTCGAAACCACCGGCGTGGACACCGCCCGGGACCGCATCGTGGAGATCTCGATGGTCAAGGTCATGCCCGACGGCGAGGAGATCACCAAAACCCGGCGGCTCAATCCCGGGATGCATATCCCCGAGGAGGCCTCGGCCATACACGGCATCACGGACGACGACGTGAGGGACTGCCCGACGTTCGCGCAGGTCGCGCGGTCGCTCGAACAGTTCATCCGCGGCTGCGACTTCGGCGGCTTCAACTCGAACCGCTTCGACCTGCCGGTGCTGGTCGAGGAGTTCCTGCGCGCCGGCGTGGACGTGGACTTCAAGCGCCGCAAGTTCATCGACGTGCAGAACATCTTCCACAAGAAGGAGCAGCGCACGCTGGTCGCGGCCTACAAGTTCTACTGCGACAAGGACCTGGAGGAGGCCCACTCGGCCGAGGCCGACACGAAGGCCACCTACGAGGTGCTGAAGGCCCAGCTGGACCGTTACGACGATCTGGAGAACGACATCGACAAGCTGGCCGAATACTCGTGCCGCGCCGAATCGGCCGACTACGCCGGGCGCATCCTCTACAACGAGAAGGGCGAGGAGGTCTTCGGGTTCGGCAAGTACAAGGGCCGTTCGGTGGCCGAGGTGTTCCGCATCGAGCCGAGCTACTACGCCTGGATGATGAACGGCGATTTCCCGCTCTACACCAAGAAGGTCATCACCGAAATCCGGATGCGCGATAAAATGAAATGA
- a CDS encoding dipeptidase — MNKAKVYIKENKERFISELLDLLRIPSISAQSERKPDMQRCAEFLAAALVKAGADRADVLPTEGNPVVYAEKTVDPGAKTVLVYGHYDVMPVDPRDEWRTEPFEPVIRDGRIWGRGADDDKGQLWMHAKAFEAMCATDSLPCNVKFMLEGEEEIGSPSLYGFCEQNKELLKANIILVSDTSMISMQTPSITCGLRGLAYMEVEVTGPDKDLHSGLFGGAVANPANVLARLVAGLVDENGRVTIPGFYDDVRELTPAEREAFNKAPFSLEDYKKSLKIGDVEGEAGYTTLERTGVRPSLDVNGIWGGYTGEGTKTVIPSKASAKISMRLVPNQDYRKISELFEKHFRAIAPESVKVVVKSLHGGMPYVAPTDMPAYKAAEKAVEATFGKKPLPFYSGGSIPIISGFESILGIKSLLIGFGLAEDAIHSPNESYGLEQFDKGVETIPLFYKYFAESE; from the coding sequence ATGAATAAAGCAAAGGTTTATATAAAGGAGAATAAAGAACGGTTTATCAGCGAGTTGCTCGACCTGCTGCGTATCCCGTCGATCAGCGCGCAGTCCGAGCGCAAGCCCGATATGCAGCGTTGCGCCGAGTTTCTCGCGGCGGCGCTCGTGAAGGCCGGGGCCGACCGCGCCGACGTGCTGCCCACGGAGGGCAATCCGGTGGTTTACGCCGAGAAGACCGTCGATCCCGGGGCTAAAACGGTGCTGGTCTACGGCCACTACGACGTGATGCCCGTGGACCCGCGCGACGAGTGGCGCACGGAACCTTTCGAGCCGGTCATCCGCGACGGCCGCATCTGGGGCCGCGGCGCCGACGACGACAAGGGCCAGCTGTGGATGCACGCCAAGGCGTTCGAGGCGATGTGCGCCACCGATTCGCTGCCCTGCAACGTGAAATTCATGCTCGAAGGCGAGGAGGAGATCGGTTCGCCGAGCCTCTACGGCTTCTGCGAGCAGAACAAGGAGCTGCTCAAGGCCAATATTATATTGGTGTCGGACACGTCGATGATCTCGATGCAGACGCCGTCGATCACCTGCGGACTGCGCGGACTGGCCTACATGGAGGTCGAGGTGACGGGACCGGACAAGGACCTGCATTCGGGGCTGTTCGGCGGTGCGGTGGCCAACCCGGCCAACGTGCTGGCGCGGCTGGTGGCGGGACTCGTCGATGAGAACGGCCGCGTGACGATCCCCGGCTTCTACGACGACGTGCGGGAGCTGACGCCCGCCGAGCGCGAGGCGTTCAACAAGGCGCCGTTCAGCCTCGAGGATTACAAGAAGTCGCTGAAAATCGGCGACGTGGAGGGCGAAGCGGGTTACACGACGCTGGAACGCACCGGCGTGCGCCCGTCGCTCGACGTCAACGGCATCTGGGGAGGCTACACGGGCGAGGGGACCAAGACGGTCATTCCGTCGAAGGCTTCGGCCAAGATTTCGATGCGCCTCGTGCCGAATCAGGACTACCGCAAGATCTCGGAGCTGTTCGAGAAACATTTCCGCGCCATCGCGCCCGAGAGCGTGAAGGTCGTGGTGAAATCGCTCCACGGCGGCATGCCCTACGTCGCGCCGACCGACATGCCGGCCTACAAGGCGGCCGAGAAGGCCGTCGAGGCGACTTTCGGCAAAAAGCCCCTGCCCTTCTACTCGGGCGGTTCGATCCCCATTATCAGCGGATTCGAGTCCATCCTGGGCATCAAATCGCTGCTGATCGGCTTCGGTCTGGCCGAGGACGCCATCCACTCGCCCAACGAAAGCTACGGACTCGAGCAGTTCGACAAGGGCGTGGAGACCATTCCGCTGTTCTACAAGTATTTCGCCGAATCCGAATAG
- a CDS encoding inositol monophosphatase family protein — protein sequence MYDELLKFAVQLAKAAGGIQLAYFRGDRLSIETKSNVYDVVTRADRESEELIAGMIAERYPDHAILGEEGGCRGNAASDWRWVVDPLDGTTNYSQGLPLFTVSIALQYRGETIVGVVYAPYLNELFTATKGGGAYLQYASREPERIRVGEKQTLATSVIASGFPYDKDVNPDNNSDNVARIIPYVRDVRRLGSAAYDISCVAAGLLDGYWELALHEWDVCAAELILAEAGGVVCDLRRDRGISIVAGNGAIVKEILKYVR from the coding sequence ATGTACGACGAACTGCTGAAATTCGCCGTGCAGCTGGCGAAGGCCGCGGGCGGAATACAACTCGCCTACTTCCGGGGCGACAGGCTGTCGATCGAGACCAAATCCAACGTCTACGACGTGGTGACGCGCGCCGACAGGGAGAGCGAGGAACTGATTGCCGGCATGATCGCGGAGCGTTATCCCGACCATGCCATTCTGGGCGAGGAGGGCGGCTGCCGGGGCAACGCCGCGAGCGACTGGCGCTGGGTCGTCGACCCGCTCGACGGCACGACCAATTACAGTCAGGGACTTCCGCTGTTCACGGTTTCGATAGCCCTCCAGTACAGGGGCGAAACCATCGTGGGGGTCGTCTACGCACCCTACCTGAACGAGCTGTTCACGGCGACGAAGGGCGGCGGGGCATATCTGCAATACGCTTCGCGGGAGCCGGAACGCATCCGCGTCGGGGAGAAACAGACGCTCGCCACCTCGGTCATCGCCTCGGGATTCCCCTACGACAAGGACGTGAATCCGGACAACAACAGCGACAACGTCGCACGGATCATCCCCTACGTGCGGGATGTCCGGCGGCTGGGTTCTGCGGCCTACGACATCAGCTGCGTCGCCGCCGGACTGCTGGACGGCTACTGGGAACTGGCGCTGCACGAATGGGACGTCTGCGCCGCCGAACTGATCCTCGCCGAGGCCGGGGGCGTCGTCTGCGACCTGCGCCGCGACCGGGGCATCTCGATCGTCGCGGGCAACGGCGCGATCGTGAAGGAAATCTTGAAGTACGTGCGGTAA